In Synechococcus sp. PCC 6312, one genomic interval encodes:
- a CDS encoding DUF2808 domain-containing protein codes for MTQVLGLGIVGSLLIRLGAGAVEFPDGRVAFDVPPYFNDASTPYPTVFYPDPIYYFVLSLSPQAGEPLQRVVIKPLTNQETIYFVPERTQAFGKQPRGPQFSLGAVTVNPNTYDLTINFQPPIPPGEVVTLALSPIRNPALDGVYQFGITAFPVGGEQAIGQDIGTARLTFYRGGDSR; via the coding sequence TTGACTCAGGTTTTGGGCCTGGGAATAGTTGGCAGTCTCTTGATCCGATTGGGGGCTGGGGCTGTGGAATTTCCCGATGGTCGTGTTGCCTTTGATGTGCCGCCCTACTTTAATGACGCTTCGACCCCCTATCCAACGGTTTTTTACCCCGACCCGATCTATTATTTTGTCCTGTCCCTATCGCCCCAGGCCGGGGAACCCCTCCAACGGGTTGTGATTAAGCCCCTCACTAATCAAGAAACCATTTACTTTGTCCCCGAACGCACCCAGGCCTTTGGCAAACAACCCCGTGGCCCGCAATTTTCCTTGGGAGCCGTCACCGTAAACCCCAATACCTACGATTTAACGATAAACTTTCAGCCGCCCATTCCTCCCGGTGAAGTCGTCACCTTGGCCCTGTCCCCAATCCGCAACCCGGCCTTAGATGGAGTCTATCAATTTGGGATAACAGCGTTTCCGGTGGGTGGGGAACAGGCCATCGGTCAAGACATTGGCACGGCCCGTCTCACGTTTTATCGGGGTGGAGATTCTCGCTAG
- a CDS encoding transcriptional repressor, producing MAAYTATALKAELNEKGWRLTPQRETILTVFQNLPKGTHLSAEDLYERLQQEDSPISLSTIYRTVKLMTQMGILRELELAEGHKHYELNQPHPHHHHHLICIKCSRTIEFKNDSALKIGAKVAQKEGYHLLDCQLSIHAICPQCQRSLIP from the coding sequence ATGGCTGCCTATACCGCAACTGCCCTCAAAGCCGAATTAAACGAAAAAGGATGGCGGCTAACTCCCCAGCGGGAAACAATTCTCACGGTCTTTCAAAACCTCCCCAAGGGAACCCACCTGAGTGCAGAGGATTTGTACGAACGCCTGCAACAGGAAGACAGCCCCATTAGCCTCTCGACCATCTACCGCACCGTCAAACTCATGACCCAAATGGGGATCCTCAGAGAACTAGAGCTAGCCGAGGGTCACAAACATTATGAACTGAACCAACCCCATCCCCACCATCATCACCACTTAATCTGCATTAAATGTAGTCGTACCATTGAATTTAAGAATGACTCAGCCCTGAAAATTGGGGCCAAAGTGGCTCAGAAAGAAGGCTATCATCTCCTCGACTGTCAGTTGTCTATTCATGCCATCTGCCCTCAATGTCAACGGTCTTTGATTCCCTAA
- a CDS encoding cobalt-precorrin-6A reductase, translating into MELAQNLLKRILILGGTGEARDLAGLLVTKPGLVVISSLAGRTEMPQMPLGLVRSGGFGGISGLRDYLGQQNISAVIDATHPFASTITEHGIQACQAAQIPYLRLTRPAWQPEAEDHWLVAHSHTEAAQQIPGRGNRIFLTIGRQELHHYQAVPGWFLMRMIDPPAAGSEIPKGELRLERGPFALADELELLAAYRINLMVSKNSGGAATYSKIIAARQLQLPVIMIQRPGIPECEQVNTIHQAWDWLHDKLQHSLSGNE; encoded by the coding sequence ATGGAGTTAGCCCAAAACTTGCTCAAGCGGATTTTAATTTTAGGTGGCACGGGTGAGGCCCGAGACTTAGCCGGGTTGCTGGTGACAAAGCCAGGCCTGGTGGTGATTTCCTCCTTGGCGGGCCGGACAGAAATGCCGCAGATGCCACTGGGCTTAGTGCGCTCTGGTGGGTTTGGGGGGATCTCGGGCCTGCGGGACTATCTAGGCCAGCAAAATATCTCAGCCGTGATTGATGCAACCCATCCCTTTGCCAGCACAATAACGGAGCATGGCATTCAGGCCTGTCAAGCTGCCCAGATTCCCTATCTCAGATTAACGCGCCCGGCCTGGCAACCTGAAGCAGAGGATCATTGGCTGGTTGCTCACAGTCACACCGAGGCCGCCCAACAAATCCCAGGCCGGGGGAATCGGATTTTTCTGACCATTGGCCGGCAAGAACTCCATCACTATCAGGCTGTGCCGGGTTGGTTTTTAATGCGAATGATTGACCCACCGGCCGCCGGCTCTGAGATACCCAAGGGAGAATTACGGCTAGAACGGGGCCCCTTTGCCTTGGCGGATGAATTAGAGCTTTTGGCCGCATACCGTATTAACCTGATGGTGAGTAAAAACAGCGGTGGAGCAGCAACCTACAGCAAAATCATCGCCGCCCGCCAACTGCAACTGCCGGTGATTATGATTCAACGTCCTGGCATTCCTGAATGCGAACAGGTCAACACCATTCACCAGGCCTGGGACTGGCTACACGACAAATTACAGCATTCATTAAGTGGGAATGAGTGA
- the bioA gene encoding adenosylmethionine--8-amino-7-oxononanoate transaminase — MIDASILTIDNSPIWRPFTQMKTADAPLLVKKGDGMTLELGDGRQILDCISSWWVTIHGHSHPVLAQALAEQAQQLEQVIFTAFTHEPAETLAQKLLDHLPQHLRRVFFSDNGSTAVEVALKMAYQYWQRLGEPQRTRFLGFTGGYHGDTLGAMAMGQSSPWWHPFQPLLMSLETIPFPATFDHDPEVSTKENQALEILSQRLTAHPQEYAAIFIEPLVQGAGGMRMCRPEFLQRLQALVHEFHVLLVYDEVMTGFGRTGELFATLKSATQPDLICLSKGLSGGCLPLAVTVATEAIYQAFYDDALEKAFFHSHSYTGNPLACATGVASLKLLEHQPQIYQRLESLHRQLAAHYLQEQPGVEKLRFCGTIMAFDLKTNTQEDYFSDLGPWLRQEFLAAGLLLRPLGKTIYLLPPYCVTELELEKIYQTLPQVLAKLAKLHSLIPT; from the coding sequence GTGATTGATGCCTCTATCCTAACCATTGACAACTCCCCGATCTGGCGGCCCTTTACCCAAATGAAAACCGCAGATGCCCCCCTCCTCGTCAAGAAAGGGGATGGGATGACCTTAGAGTTAGGAGATGGGCGGCAAATTTTAGATTGCATTTCCAGTTGGTGGGTCACGATTCATGGACATAGCCATCCCGTCCTGGCCCAGGCCCTTGCCGAACAGGCCCAACAACTCGAACAGGTCATTTTTACCGCCTTTACCCATGAACCAGCGGAAACCCTAGCCCAAAAACTGTTAGATCATCTACCCCAGCATTTGCGGCGGGTCTTCTTTTCTGATAATGGTTCCACAGCCGTTGAAGTCGCCCTCAAAATGGCCTATCAATATTGGCAGCGACTCGGAGAACCCCAACGCACTCGCTTTCTGGGCTTTACAGGCGGTTATCACGGCGACACCCTTGGGGCCATGGCCATGGGACAAAGTTCTCCTTGGTGGCACCCCTTTCAACCCTTGTTAATGTCCTTAGAAACGATCCCTTTTCCGGCCACATTTGATCACGATCCAGAGGTAAGTACCAAGGAAAACCAGGCCCTTGAGATATTGTCCCAACGATTAACGGCCCATCCCCAAGAGTATGCAGCTATTTTTATTGAACCACTGGTGCAGGGGGCCGGCGGAATGCGGATGTGTCGCCCGGAGTTTTTACAACGCTTACAAGCCCTAGTCCATGAGTTTCATGTGCTCTTGGTCTATGACGAGGTGATGACGGGTTTTGGACGCACTGGCGAACTTTTTGCAACCCTGAAATCTGCCACTCAACCCGATTTAATTTGCCTCTCCAAAGGCCTGTCGGGGGGCTGTTTACCCTTGGCTGTCACCGTTGCCACCGAGGCGATTTACCAGGCCTTTTATGATGATGCCCTCGAAAAAGCCTTTTTCCATAGCCATTCCTACACGGGCAATCCCTTGGCCTGTGCAACGGGTGTCGCCTCCCTAAAACTGTTAGAACATCAGCCGCAGATCTATCAGCGTTTGGAATCCCTCCACCGTCAGTTGGCAGCCCATTATCTCCAGGAGCAACCCGGAGTGGAAAAGCTGCGATTTTGCGGGACAATCATGGCTTTTGACCTTAAAACTAACACCCAGGAGGACTATTTTAGTGATTTGGGGCCTTGGTTGCGACAGGAGTTTTTAGCGGCTGGCTTACTGTTACGTCCCTTGGGGAAGACGATTTATTTACTGCCGCCCTATTGCGTTACAGAATTGGAACTGGAGAAAATTTATCAAACCCTGCCACAGGTTTTAGCCAAACTCGCAAAGTTGCACTCACTCATTCCCACTTAA
- a CDS encoding DUF29 domain-containing protein gives MTPTDVALNLYGQDLDLWYQETATTLQKRDFRHLDVDHLIEEILSLSNRNRREVLSRLDVLLSHLLKRLYVPSTPDYRGWENTIREQQKQLRRIFQDSPSLKGYARQIFDQAWSDAIVDVKANYPDVELPQAWTLTETIDELISPELCLKLSP, from the coding sequence ATGACTCCGACTGATGTTGCTCTTAATCTATATGGACAAGATTTAGATCTTTGGTATCAAGAAACTGCCACAACGCTCCAGAAACGCGATTTTAGACATTTAGATGTGGATCATTTAATTGAGGAGATTCTCAGTTTGTCCAATCGAAATCGGCGGGAGGTATTAAGTCGATTAGATGTTCTCCTGTCCCACCTCCTGAAACGACTTTATGTTCCTTCTACGCCTGATTATCGAGGGTGGGAAAATACAATTCGTGAACAACAAAAGCAACTCCGGCGTATTTTTCAAGACTCTCCTAGCTTAAAGGGGTATGCACGACAGATTTTTGACCAGGCCTGGAGCGATGCGATTGTTGACGTTAAAGCCAATTATCCTGATGTGGAGTTACCCCAGGCCTGGACATTGACTGAAACCATTGATGAGTTAATCTCTCCAGAATTATGCCTGAAACTGAGTCCTTAA
- the aat gene encoding leucyl/phenylalanyl-tRNA--protein transferase has translation MTGDSPLIKKIIQGYASGHFLMDEAGVLGWYTAPQRTLIPLDDRFHYPRSLQRVLNRCQFQIAINQDFAGVVYGCANREVTWISSELIEIYFALHDAGWAHSFEAWAGDELAGGILGIAIGGIFIGESMFYRITDGSKVALVQLVNHLRQQGFMLFDAQLNNPHLARFGSYTIKNDQYQRLLAQALRSSCRFIPDR, from the coding sequence ATGACGGGAGACTCCCCACTCATTAAAAAAATTATTCAAGGATATGCTAGTGGTCATTTTCTCATGGATGAAGCGGGTGTCCTGGGATGGTACACAGCACCTCAACGTACCTTAATTCCCCTTGATGATCGGTTTCATTATCCACGTTCATTACAGCGGGTCTTAAATCGATGCCAGTTCCAGATCGCAATCAATCAAGATTTTGCCGGAGTGGTTTATGGGTGCGCAAATCGAGAGGTCACGTGGATTTCCTCAGAGTTAATTGAGATTTATTTTGCCCTCCATGATGCCGGTTGGGCCCATAGTTTCGAGGCCTGGGCAGGGGATGAACTAGCCGGGGGAATTTTGGGAATTGCGATTGGAGGAATCTTTATTGGGGAGTCTATGTTTTATCGGATTACTGATGGCTCGAAGGTGGCCCTGGTTCAGCTAGTTAACCATCTCCGACAGCAGGGATTTATGCTCTTTGATGCCCAATTAAATAATCCGCACCTGGCTCGATTTGGCAGCTATACGATTAAGAATGACCAATATCAACGCCTACTTGCCCAGGCCCTCAGGTCTTCCTGTAGGTTTATCCCTGATCGTTAG
- a CDS encoding FHA domain-containing protein has product MDAPSIHQAWLVLYQKGEVVAKHSLEGQLAWNIGRSKECDITVPDQYVSRIQAVLKCIPGEPLPTYTIQDISSRNGTLINGVKSQGAACLYHGDIIMMGDTDMVFRCPALTKSILEELQAQSEEGSAPD; this is encoded by the coding sequence ATGGACGCGCCTTCAATACACCAGGCCTGGCTTGTTTTGTACCAGAAAGGGGAGGTGGTTGCTAAACATTCATTAGAGGGTCAACTGGCCTGGAATATTGGCCGCAGTAAAGAGTGTGACATTACAGTTCCTGACCAATATGTTTCTCGCATCCAAGCTGTTCTGAAATGTATTCCCGGAGAGCCACTGCCAACATACACCATTCAAGATATTTCTAGTCGCAATGGCACTTTAATCAACGGTGTCAAAAGTCAAGGAGCAGCCTGTCTATATCACGGGGACATCATCATGATGGGAGACACAGATATGGTGTTCCGTTGCCCAGCCTTAACAAAATCTATTCTTGAAGAACTCCAGGCCCAGTCAGAAGAAGGCTCTGCTCCAGACTAA
- a CDS encoding ChuX/HutX family heme-like substrate-binding protein, with translation MTESSGVLDAFLADCESLGRLRLVVTNDVAVLEIQSPLTKVFYADLPQGRYANMHAGDFEFHLNLDQVIGVKFEAGQAKRGNFPTYAIRFMKTEDKPALSAFLQWGKPGEYAPGQVQAWETLREKYGDYWPINHPE, from the coding sequence ATGACCGAATCGAGTGGTGTATTAGATGCTTTTTTGGCAGATTGCGAGTCTCTGGGGCGATTGCGTTTAGTCGTCACCAATGATGTAGCTGTTCTGGAAATCCAGTCTCCCCTGACCAAAGTATTTTACGCCGACCTCCCCCAAGGCCGATACGCCAATATGCATGCGGGTGATTTTGAATTTCATTTGAATTTGGATCAGGTGATCGGGGTTAAGTTTGAAGCAGGCCAGGCCAAGCGGGGCAACTTTCCCACCTATGCAATTCGCTTTATGAAAACCGAGGACAAACCGGCCTTAAGTGCGTTTTTACAGTGGGGCAAACCAGGGGAATATGCTCCGGGACAAGTCCAGGCCTGGGAAACGCTGCGGGAAAAATACGGGGACTATTGGCCCATCAACCACCCAGAGTAG
- a CDS encoding VOC family protein, with amino-acid sequence MHHVSIRTAQIHQALAFYQLLGFEVEVRFTTGETLACWITGFGSRLELIQIPKPAPPPDAFFDPHYVGYYHLSFDLTDHLEPGQTLGDWLASLEIKVKEQGLVWKLLLPITEQVIGDQVYDVAFIQDRDGLPLEFLEQKSPPV; translated from the coding sequence TTGCATCATGTGTCAATTCGGACGGCCCAGATTCACCAGGCCCTGGCGTTTTATCAACTCTTGGGCTTTGAGGTAGAAGTTCGATTCACGACGGGGGAAACCTTGGCCTGTTGGATAACCGGATTCGGATCACGGCTTGAACTGATCCAAATTCCCAAACCTGCGCCACCGCCTGATGCTTTTTTTGACCCCCATTATGTCGGCTACTACCATCTTTCCTTTGATTTAACGGATCACTTGGAACCCGGCCAAACCTTGGGAGATTGGTTAGCTAGTTTGGAAATTAAGGTGAAAGAGCAGGGCCTGGTCTGGAAGTTGCTATTACCTATTACGGAACAGGTGATTGGGGATCAGGTTTATGATGTTGCCTTCATTCAAGATCGGGATGGCCTGCCTCTGGAATTCTTAGAGCAAAAATCTCCCCCTGTATAA
- a CDS encoding heavy metal translocating P-type ATPase, whose protein sequence is MNVVAPNSLVSSQAPTTPINPHLAGQAPQVKFQVVHWIAGRFRIRIPRLGYDVEYGEKLLHVVSQINAVTRVRVNPPARSLVVEYDLKVLGYSMAVIQAEIYQSIELAAVLPDVPLLAAEVDSCQPEAETVNLWERMGLPALSLGLSLAALVGVPIPGVVIGGVVMAAALPAMKRAWDSMVNDRELTIDFLDALAISLHTAQGHYFAPAFMLGLIEGGEAIRDLTARGSERASLDLLDCLGKTAFVERDGIEVEIPVKDVVVGDRVVVYPGDQIPVDGMVIKGMGLVDQCKLTGESVPVTRTEGMEVFASTLLVEGQMVILAERVGNQTRAGVIVGLMQAAPVHDTRIENYAGMIANQAVIPTLGISAAVGLLSGDLNRAIALLTLDLGTGIRVSVPTTILSALTYAAQHGVLIRSGRAIELLARIDTVVFDKTGTLTQGHAGVTDIVVMNPDYTGPQILAMAASAEQGLTHPVATAIVRQAQHDHLELTDCEDWEYKVGLGVVTRVAGVNLLVGSRRMMQEYGVNLTELEQKHPELQTGRNSLVYVAGDGQLIGVILYSDPIRAESKAIIQELQGAGITPYMLSGDVGRVAQAVAGELGIHKNHIYAEAFPERKVEVVKGLHESGKVVAFCGDGINDSAALAYADVSISFAGATDIARETADVVLMEDDLRGLTLAIRIAKQAMDIVWQNTAIVAIPNLGAMVSGVVFALDPILAVVINNGTAILAELNGLRPLVGPGGALPLAAAKDPQQFLEEWEAIHPSQPVHHNSHHESEQSSTSIEVTPAAV, encoded by the coding sequence ATGAACGTCGTTGCCCCCAATTCCCTAGTTTCTTCCCAGGCCCCCACTACCCCCATCAATCCGCACCTCGCTGGTCAAGCTCCCCAAGTTAAATTTCAAGTTGTTCACTGGATTGCCGGCCGCTTTCGGATTCGGATTCCTCGCCTCGGCTATGACGTGGAATATGGGGAAAAATTGCTCCACGTTGTCAGCCAAATTAACGCCGTTACCCGTGTGCGTGTGAATCCTCCCGCTCGTTCCCTAGTTGTGGAATATGATCTCAAAGTTTTGGGCTACTCCATGGCTGTGATCCAGGCCGAGATCTATCAATCCATTGAATTAGCCGCTGTTTTACCCGATGTTCCCCTCCTTGCGGCCGAAGTCGATAGTTGCCAACCCGAAGCCGAAACAGTCAATCTTTGGGAACGGATGGGATTACCGGCCTTGAGTTTAGGTTTAAGTTTGGCGGCCTTGGTCGGTGTCCCTATTCCTGGGGTTGTCATTGGTGGGGTGGTGATGGCAGCGGCCCTTCCAGCAATGAAGCGGGCCTGGGATTCGATGGTCAATGATCGGGAGCTAACCATTGATTTTCTCGATGCCCTGGCCATTTCACTCCACACGGCCCAAGGTCATTATTTTGCGCCGGCCTTTATGTTGGGCTTAATTGAAGGGGGCGAGGCGATTCGAGATTTGACGGCCCGCGGTTCAGAACGGGCTTCTTTAGATTTATTGGATTGTCTGGGTAAAACCGCCTTTGTGGAACGGGATGGGATTGAAGTCGAAATTCCGGTTAAAGATGTTGTGGTCGGGGATCGGGTCGTTGTCTATCCAGGCGATCAAATTCCGGTGGATGGGATGGTAATTAAAGGCATGGGCCTGGTGGATCAATGCAAACTGACGGGGGAATCAGTTCCGGTAACTCGGACTGAGGGGATGGAGGTCTTTGCTTCGACGCTCTTAGTTGAAGGGCAGATGGTAATTTTGGCGGAACGGGTCGGCAACCAAACGCGGGCCGGGGTGATTGTCGGTTTAATGCAGGCTGCTCCCGTCCATGATACGCGGATTGAGAATTATGCCGGGATGATTGCCAACCAGGCCGTGATTCCAACCTTAGGCATTTCGGCAGCGGTGGGCTTACTCTCTGGGGATTTGAACCGCGCCATTGCCCTTTTGACTTTAGATTTGGGCACTGGGATTCGGGTTTCGGTGCCAACAACCATTCTTTCGGCCTTAACCTATGCAGCCCAACATGGGGTTTTAATTCGCAGTGGCCGGGCGATTGAACTCTTGGCTCGGATTGATACGGTCGTCTTTGATAAAACCGGAACCCTGACCCAAGGTCATGCCGGTGTCACCGATATTGTCGTTATGAATCCTGACTATACCGGGCCGCAAATTTTAGCCATGGCTGCCAGTGCTGAACAGGGGTTAACCCATCCCGTCGCCACGGCCATTGTCCGCCAGGCCCAGCATGATCATCTGGAATTAACCGACTGTGAAGATTGGGAATATAAAGTTGGCCTGGGGGTTGTCACACGGGTGGCCGGGGTGAATCTCTTGGTCGGTAGCCGCCGGATGATGCAGGAATATGGGGTTAATTTAACGGAGCTAGAGCAAAAACATCCAGAGCTACAAACAGGGCGGAACTCCTTGGTCTATGTCGCTGGGGATGGGCAGTTAATTGGGGTGATTCTCTACAGTGATCCAATTCGGGCTGAAAGCAAAGCAATCATCCAAGAACTGCAAGGGGCCGGGATTACCCCCTATATGCTCAGTGGTGATGTCGGTCGGGTGGCCCAGGCCGTGGCGGGAGAGTTGGGCATCCATAAAAACCACATTTATGCCGAAGCCTTCCCCGAGCGCAAAGTCGAAGTGGTCAAAGGGTTGCATGAATCCGGTAAGGTTGTGGCCTTTTGTGGGGATGGCATTAATGACTCGGCAGCCTTGGCCTATGCGGATGTTTCGATTTCCTTTGCCGGAGCGACTGATATTGCCCGTGAAACGGCGGATGTGGTGCTGATGGAAGATGATTTGCGGGGCTTAACCTTAGCGATTCGGATTGCCAAACAGGCCATGGACATTGTCTGGCAAAATACAGCGATTGTGGCGATTCCGAACTTAGGGGCAATGGTGTCCGGGGTTGTTTTCGCCTTGGATCCGATTCTGGCAGTGGTGATCAATAACGGGACGGCAATTTTAGCTGAACTGAATGGTTTGCGTCCCCTGGTGGGCCCTGGAGGAGCATTACCCTTGGCGGCGGCGAAAGACCCCCAGCAATTCTTGGAGGAATGGGAAGCGATTCACCCCAGCCAGCCCGTGCATCATAATTCCCATCATGAGTCTGAACAGTCTTCAACGTCCATTGAAGTGACTCCTGCTGCGGTTTAA
- a CDS encoding VOC family protein, with protein sequence MLTSTVLFHLAFPVSNISDTKAYYVEGLGCTSGRENAHCLILNLYGHQLVAHVTHDLLEPPKSIYPRHFGLIFSAEADWERLRNRVEQQQLGFFHPPKKRFQDSLLEHKTFFLADPFHNLIEIKYYRHPEAIFGAQDYDAVGDRPATEASSG encoded by the coding sequence ATGCTCACATCAACTGTATTGTTTCACCTGGCCTTCCCGGTCTCCAATATCAGCGATACCAAAGCCTATTATGTTGAGGGCCTGGGGTGTACCTCAGGTCGTGAGAATGCCCATTGTTTGATCCTGAATTTGTATGGTCATCAACTGGTTGCCCATGTTACTCACGATCTCCTTGAGCCGCCCAAAAGCATTTATCCCCGTCATTTTGGTTTGATTTTTAGTGCCGAAGCTGATTGGGAAAGACTGCGCAACCGGGTAGAACAGCAGCAATTAGGATTTTTTCACCCCCCCAAAAAACGCTTTCAGGATTCTCTGTTAGAGCACAAAACCTTTTTCCTAGCGGATCCATTTCACAACCTAATTGAAATCAAATATTATCGACACCCTGAAGCAATCTTCGGGGCCCAAGATTATGATGCCGTTGGCGACCGTCCCGCTACGGAAGCATCCTCTGGATGA
- a CDS encoding alpha/beta fold hydrolase yields MNRNEQLQDQYVKVGSVNTRYWQTGDSGSTVILLHGGGGYIELWKHNIFELATHHRVYAFDMVGAGRSDKIDANYTFDFMAHFTRDFLKALNIPKASLIGTSAGGGVALTFALNFPELVDRLILVGSAGLGKDINFLLRITTLPGLGKLFSAPSKSGVAMLCKQAVYDSNLITDEIVEEFYQMATLPGAAEATLNLGRSNFSIWGQFYQPILKRLQTVTAPTLIIWGRQDTMVPVSHGQKAAKLIPNARLEIFDECGHWSPIEHPQKFNQLVLEFLA; encoded by the coding sequence ATGAATAGAAATGAGCAATTGCAAGATCAATATGTCAAGGTCGGTTCAGTTAATACCCGATATTGGCAAACTGGTGATTCAGGCAGCACAGTCATTTTGCTTCATGGTGGCGGCGGTTATATTGAGTTGTGGAAGCACAATATCTTTGAATTAGCCACACATCATCGTGTTTATGCGTTTGATATGGTTGGTGCGGGTCGCTCAGATAAAATCGATGCGAATTATACCTTTGATTTTATGGCTCATTTCACGCGAGATTTCCTGAAGGCTTTAAACATCCCGAAAGCGAGTTTGATTGGAACTTCTGCGGGTGGTGGAGTAGCACTCACCTTTGCGCTGAACTTTCCAGAGCTAGTCGATCGACTGATTCTGGTTGGCAGTGCTGGCTTAGGTAAAGACATCAATTTTCTGCTGCGGATCACAACGCTTCCGGGTTTAGGCAAATTATTTAGTGCGCCAAGCAAATCGGGTGTGGCGATGTTGTGTAAACAGGCGGTTTATGACTCAAATCTCATTACCGATGAAATTGTCGAGGAGTTTTATCAAATGGCGACACTTCCTGGTGCAGCAGAAGCAACATTGAACCTTGGTCGTTCAAACTTCAGTATTTGGGGACAGTTTTATCAGCCGATTCTTAAGAGATTGCAGACCGTTACTGCTCCAACCTTAATCATCTGGGGCAGACAAGATACAATGGTTCCTGTAAGTCATGGTCAGAAGGCTGCTAAACTCATCCCCAATGCCCGACTGGAGATTTTTGATGAGTGTGGTCATTGGAGTCCAATCGAGCATCCACAAAAATTCAATCAGCTAGTTTTAGAGTTTTTGGCTTGA
- a CDS encoding CPBP family intramembrane glutamic endopeptidase has product MTGVVSLLWMNLPIPESEKPQLSAWGIKLLSLIQPTLLLSVAVLIGVILADKVGLSAPFAEAVANGTSISLAIQPQVLPGIIGGLGGGIVLTAIQFRAKFFLPSDFVMKADALANNTSLFTRILYGGMTEELLLRWGMMTLFVWLGWRIFSQGQGEPAAFIFVAAIALSAFLFALGHLPLAFALKTQVTWSVIAYVLVANSVFGLIAGYLYWRKGLEAAMISHIMVHLVMVTATRLAR; this is encoded by the coding sequence ATGACAGGTGTTGTCTCTCTTTTGTGGATGAACTTACCTATTCCTGAAAGTGAAAAACCACAACTCTCGGCCTGGGGGATCAAGCTTCTTTCCTTGATTCAGCCAACCTTGCTTTTATCTGTTGCTGTATTAATCGGTGTTATTCTGGCTGATAAAGTTGGGTTATCCGCACCTTTCGCTGAGGCAGTCGCCAATGGAACTTCAATCAGCCTAGCGATTCAACCCCAGGTGCTTCCAGGGATTATTGGCGGTTTGGGTGGCGGTATTGTACTGACTGCTATTCAATTCAGGGCTAAGTTCTTTCTACCCTCAGACTTTGTCATGAAGGCGGATGCACTAGCGAACAATACCTCACTTTTCACACGCATTCTCTATGGAGGCATGACTGAAGAGTTATTGCTGAGATGGGGAATGATGACGCTTTTCGTCTGGCTAGGTTGGCGCATTTTTTCACAGGGGCAGGGTGAACCCGCTGCATTTATCTTTGTGGCTGCAATCGCCCTTTCAGCTTTCTTGTTTGCCTTGGGGCATTTACCCCTTGCCTTCGCCCTAAAAACGCAAGTTACTTGGTCAGTGATTGCCTATGTGCTTGTTGCTAATTCAGTTTTTGGTTTAATCGCAGGTTATCTCTATTGGCGTAAAGGTCTTGAAGCTGCGATGATTTCTCACATTATGGTTCATCTTGTCATGGTCACAGCGACCCGTTTAGCCCGATAA
- a CDS encoding DUF1772 domain-containing protein, with protein sequence MLTSLSLLLCLGAGLIAGVFLAFSNFVMKALTEIPAEQGAAAMQRINVVVLNPLFLGIFVSAAILAAICIFVAFYPWGTVKSLLLLTAGLSYLIGSFGVTAAFNVPLNEHLAGLSPESVETATYWPVYVREWLMWNHVRTVASVVSAASAALALAY encoded by the coding sequence ATGCTCACATCTCTTTCACTTCTTCTCTGCCTCGGGGCCGGGCTAATTGCGGGTGTGTTTCTGGCCTTCTCAAACTTTGTGATGAAAGCACTCACCGAGATACCCGCCGAACAAGGCGCCGCCGCCATGCAACGTATCAACGTTGTTGTTCTCAATCCGCTGTTTCTCGGCATATTTGTCAGCGCGGCGATCCTCGCAGCGATCTGCATCTTCGTTGCATTCTACCCCTGGGGCACAGTGAAGTCCCTGCTACTCCTCACAGCTGGCTTGAGCTATCTGATTGGGTCTTTCGGTGTCACAGCGGCGTTCAACGTACCGCTAAACGAACACTTGGCAGGCTTATCTCCCGAATCCGTTGAAACCGCTACATATTGGCCAGTTTACGTGCGGGAGTGGCTCATGTGGAATCATGTGCGTACCGTAGCCTCGGTCGTGTCGGCGGCGAGTGCTGCCCTAGCCCTAGCATACTGA